A region of Solanum dulcamara chromosome 7, daSolDulc1.2, whole genome shotgun sequence DNA encodes the following proteins:
- the LOC129896633 gene encoding cytochrome P450 71A3-like translates to MDLPWYALLIPMLLFTFFLHQCFFSTSNNQKKLPPSPRKLPIIGNLHQLGSFPHHSLHELSKKYGPVMLLHLGSKPVIVASSVDAARNIMKTHDLVWSNRPKSSIADRLFYGSKDVAFSPYGEYWRLIKSISVLHLLSNKRVQSYRHVREEETSNMIEKIRQVSDSNSSSSVIDLRDCFCSLTNNIVSRVALGRKYYEGESGINAKVTLDEFAKLLGTFSIGDYIPWLEWINKIIGLDNKVEKVGRELDTFLEIVIEEHVSRRNKGEYSAGESKDFVDVLLEIQNGRETEFLLQRDSLKAIILDNFAAGTDTTYTALEWIMTELLRHPRVMKKLEDEVRQLGQGKTEITEDDLKNMHYLKAVIKETLRLHPPVPLLIPRESTEDIKILGYQIPAKTQVFINAWTIGRDPLSWENPEDYRPERFLNSNIDVKGLNFELIPFGAGRRGCPGTAFAIVIIELALARLVHKFNFVLPKGLKPEELDMTEASGLTIRRKSPLLAEATPCSSYY, encoded by the exons atgGATCTTCCCTGGTATGCTCTTCTAATTCCTATGCTTCTCTTCACTTTCTTCCTTCATCAATGCTTCTTTTCTACttcaaataatcaaaaaaagTTACCACCGTCTCCAAGAAAGCTTCCAATCATAGGCAATCTCCATCAACTGGGATCATTTCCTCACCATTCACTCCATGAACTATCGAAAAAATATGGTCCAGTCATGCTACTTCACTTAGGCAGTAAGCCAGTGATTGTTGCTTCCTCTGTCGATGCTGCTCGCAATATCATGAAAACTCACGATCTCGTTTGGTCAAATAGACCTAAATCTAGCATCGCTGATAGACTCTTTTATGGCTCAAAGGACGTGGCCTTTAGTCCCTATGGGGAATATTGGAGACTAATTAAAAGTATCAGCGTGCTTCACCTTCTCAGCAACAAAAGAGTCCAATCTTATCGTCATGTGAGAGAAGAAGAAACATCGAATATGATTGAAAAAATCAGACAAGTGAGTGATTCTAATTCGTCGAGTTCAGTGATAGATTTAAGAGATTGTTTCTGTTCTCTCACCAATAACATAGTTAGCCGAGTGGCCTTGGGGAGGAAATATTATGAAGGAGAAAGTGGAATAAATGCTAAGGTCACCCTGGATGAATTTGCTAAACTTTTGGGTACTTTTAGCATTGGGGATTACATTCCATGGCTTGAATGGATCAATAAAATCATTGGTTTGGACAACAAAGTGGAGAAAGTAGGTAGAGAGTTGGATACATTTTTGGAGATTGTGATTGAAGAACACGTTAGTAGGAGAAACAAAGGAGAATACAGCGCGGGTGAATCTAAAGACTTCGTTGACGTTTTGTTGGAAATTCAGAATGGAAGGGAAACTGAATTTCTTCTTCAAAGGGATTCATTGAAAGCTATCATCTTG GATAATTTTGCTGCTGGTACGGATACAACGTATACAGCTTTAGAGTGGATAATGACAGAGCTTTTGAGGCATCCAAGAGTTATGAAAAAGTTAGAGGATGAAGTGCGACAATTAGGACAAGGGAAAACAGAGATAACAGAGGATGACTTAAAAAATATGCACTATCTTAAAGCAGTGATCAAAGAGACTCTGAGGCTTCATCCACCGGTTCCACTACTAATTCCTAGAGAATCAACGGAAGACATAAAAATACTTGGCTATCAAATACCTGCTAAAACTCAAGTCTTTATCAATGCTTGGACAATTGGAAGAGATCCTTTATCATGGGAAAATCCAGAGGATTACCGACCAGAGAGGTTCTTAAATAGTAATATTGATGTCAAAGGATTAAACTTTGAGTTGATTCCGTTTGGAGCAGGCAGAAGGGGCTGCCCAGGAACTGCTTTTGCTATTGTGATAATTGAGCTAGCATTAGCAAGGCTTGTGCACAAGTTCAATTTTGTATTACCAAAAGGGTTAAAACCAGAGGAGTTGGATATGACCGAAGCCAGTGGTCTCACTATTCGTAGGAAATCACCTCTACTAGCAGAGGCCACTCCATGCTCCAGTTATTATTAG
- the LOC129896912 gene encoding cytochrome P450 736A117-like — MFNSLQWLENCTYLSYVFALPVLISFLVMSLFMTKSKTKKNHPPSPLKLPLIGHMHKLGLFPHHSLHKLAQQYGPLMFLKLGSVNTLVVSSAEAASEIMKTHDLIFCDRPKSNVNKKLLYDFKDVSVAPYGDYWRQMRSICVLQLLSNKMVHSFRVVREEETALLVKKIEERSPEAVNLSELFMTLTNDIVSRSAFGRKYSGGESGEKFRKLMKEFVGILGGFDFGTFLPSLAWIDRVSGLEAKVERIAKEMDEFLEGVVEEHLDSHKRVKELLGEKVENENREDFVDVLLGIYKQNRVDGFAIDRDGIKALILDIFAGGTDTTYTVLEWAMTELLRHPGAMNKLQNEAREITKAKNGIVSEDDLDKMHYLKAVIKETLRLHPPIPLLVPRQARQDVKVMGYDVAAGTMVITNGWAIGRDPEIWDDAEEFKPERFLNSSIDFKGHDFGLIPFGAGRRGCPGISFAMATNELVLVNVVREFDWELPNGAKGDDLDMTECTGLTIHRKVPLFAVATSN, encoded by the exons ATGTTCAACTCCTTACAATGGCTAGAAAATTGTACCTATTTGTCTTATGTTTTTGCCCTTCCAGTACTCATTTCCTTCCTTGTTATGAGTCTCTTCATGACTAAAtctaaaaccaaaaaaaatcatCCCCCTTCACCCCTAAAATTACCATTAATTGGTCATATGCACAAACTAGGCTTGTTTCCTCACCATTCTCTACACAAATTAGCTCAACAATATGGACCTTTGATGTTCCTTAAACTCGGTAGCGTAAATACTCTTGTTGTTTCCTCAGCTGAGGCAGCTTCCGAAATCATGAAAACACATGACCTTATCTTCTGCGACAGGCCTAAATCCAACGTCAACAAGAAACTTTTATACGACTTTAAGGATGTCTCTGTCGCGCCTTATGGTGATTACTGGAGACAAATGCGAAGTATATGTGTACTTCAATTGCTTAGCAACAAAATGGTTCATTCTTTTCGTGTTGTGAGGGAAGAAGAGACCGCCTTGTTAGTCAAGAAAATTGAGGAGAGATCACCAGAGGCAGTGAATTTGAGTGAATTGTTTATGACACTTACAAATGATATTGTGAGTAGATCAGCTTTTGGGAGGAAATATAGTGGAGGGGAGAGTGGAGAGAAGTTTAGGAAATTGATGAAGGAGTTTGTGGGAATATTAGGTGGATTTGATTTTGGGACTTTTTTACCCTCACTTGCATGGATTGATAGAGTAAGTGGTTTAGAAGCAAAAGTAGAGAGAATTGCCAAGGAGATGGATGAGTTTCTTGAAGGAGTAGTGGAAGAACATTTAGATAGTCATAAAAGAGTGAAGGAATTGTTGGGGGAAAAAGTGGAAAATGAAAACAGAGAGGACTTTGTTGATGTTTTGCTTGGGATTTACAAGCAAAACAGGGTGGATGGCTTTGCTATTGATAGAGATGGCATCAAAGCTCTCATTCTG GACATATTTGCGGGTGGAACAGATACAACTTACACTGTGTTGGAATGGGCCATGACAGAGCTTCTAAGGCACCCTGGAGCCATGAACAAACTCCAAAACGAAGCGAGGGAAATAACTAAAGCAAAAAATGGAATAGTATCTGAGGATGACTTGGACAAAATGCATTATTTGAAAGCAGTGATTAAGGAAACCTTGCGATTACATCCTCCGATTCCTCTGTTAGTTCCACGACAAGCTAGACAAGATGTTAAGGTAATGGGGTACGACGTTGCTGCTGGTACAATGGTTATAACGAATGGTTGGGCAATTGGAAGGGACCCTGAAATTTGGGATGATGCAGAGGAGTTTAAGCCGGAGAGatttttgaattcttccattgattttaaaggacaTGATTTTGGATTGATACCTTTTGGTGCTGGAAGAAGAGGATGTCCTGGAATTTCTTTTGCAATGGCTACTAATGAGCTTGTACTAGTAAATGTTGTGAGGGAATTTGATTGGGAATTGCCAAATGGAGCAAAGGGGGATGATTTAGATATGACAGAATGCACTGGCTTAACTATTCACAGGAAAGTTCCTCTGTTTGCTGTTGCAACTTCAAACTAA